The Streptomyces sp. Mut1 genome window below encodes:
- a CDS encoding ABC transporter ATP-binding protein: MTAPHTLGQAGPADRVAPVLQLEGLGWSVGGATIVQDVTLSVREGEFLAFIGPNGAGKTSLFNLISGLNLPTAGRIELDGAEMTDRPTHVRARRGVGRTFQTSSLWPAMTVADHVRLAAQAARGGSYRLWRRAEAYAAEVAGVLERTGLGHRAKATAAELSHGEKRKLELAVLLVGEPRLMLLDEPMAGVSAEEVPALTELIRTLHREEGRTVLMVEHHMDVLLGLADRLAVMHHGRLLALDTPEAVTADPTVQQAYLGEGL, encoded by the coding sequence GTGACCGCACCCCACACCCTCGGGCAGGCCGGCCCGGCGGACCGGGTGGCGCCCGTGCTCCAGCTGGAGGGACTCGGCTGGAGCGTCGGCGGCGCCACCATCGTCCAGGACGTCACGCTGAGCGTCCGCGAGGGCGAGTTCCTCGCCTTCATCGGGCCCAACGGGGCGGGCAAGACCTCCCTGTTCAACCTCATCAGCGGGCTGAACCTGCCGACCGCCGGCCGCATCGAGCTGGACGGCGCCGAGATGACGGACCGGCCCACGCACGTGCGGGCCCGGCGCGGCGTCGGCCGGACGTTCCAGACGTCCAGCCTGTGGCCCGCGATGACCGTCGCCGACCACGTCCGGCTCGCCGCGCAGGCGGCCCGGGGCGGCTCGTACCGGCTGTGGCGGCGCGCCGAGGCGTACGCCGCCGAGGTGGCCGGGGTCCTGGAACGCACCGGGCTCGGCCACCGGGCGAAGGCCACGGCGGCCGAACTGTCGCACGGCGAGAAGCGGAAACTGGAGCTGGCCGTGCTGCTGGTGGGCGAGCCCCGGCTGATGCTGCTCGACGAGCCGATGGCCGGGGTCAGCGCCGAGGAGGTCCCCGCGCTGACCGAACTCATCCGCACCCTGCACCGGGAGGAGGGGCGCACGGTCCTCATGGTCGAACACCACATGGACGTCCTGCTGGGCCTCGCGGACCGGCTCGCCGTGATGCACCACGGCCGGCTGCTCGCCCTGGACACCCCGGAGGCGGTCACCGCCGACCCGACCGTGCAGCAGGCCTACCTCGGGGAGGGGCTGTGA
- a CDS encoding ABC transporter ATP-binding protein, producing MTERPLLDVRDLRVLIGGRHILHGVDLDVTAHGVTALLGRNGAGKTTTVRGVLGLVPRAGSVRLDGEETVGLPTHALVRRGVGYAPEDRGVFAGLTVAENLRLAERRGAGEPAYGLVHELFPELKQRARQLAGTLSGGQQQMVAIGRTLLNANRLIIADEPTKGLAPKVVTEVAQVLERAAEAVPVLLVEQNLAVVRRLAGHCVVLADGRTAHRGPAAELLDDAEAARTLLGVGHGPLPAHPSVKADS from the coding sequence GTGACGGAGCGCCCCCTCCTGGACGTCAGGGACCTGCGGGTCCTGATCGGCGGCCGGCACATCCTGCACGGCGTCGACCTGGACGTCACCGCGCACGGCGTCACCGCGCTGCTCGGCCGCAACGGCGCCGGGAAGACCACCACCGTGCGAGGCGTCCTCGGGCTCGTCCCGCGCGCCGGCAGCGTCCGGCTCGACGGCGAGGAGACCGTGGGCCTGCCCACGCACGCCCTGGTCCGGCGCGGTGTCGGCTACGCCCCCGAGGACCGGGGCGTCTTCGCCGGGCTGACCGTCGCGGAGAACCTGCGGCTGGCCGAGCGGCGCGGCGCGGGCGAGCCCGCATACGGCCTGGTCCACGAACTCTTCCCCGAACTCAAGCAGCGGGCCCGGCAGTTGGCCGGGACGCTGTCGGGCGGGCAGCAGCAGATGGTCGCCATCGGGCGCACCCTGCTCAACGCCAACCGGCTGATCATCGCGGACGAGCCCACCAAGGGCCTGGCACCGAAGGTCGTCACCGAGGTGGCGCAGGTGCTGGAGCGGGCCGCCGAGGCGGTTCCGGTGCTGCTCGTGGAGCAGAACCTCGCCGTGGTGCGCCGGCTCGCCGGGCACTGCGTGGTCCTCGCCGACGGCCGTACCGCCCACCGGGGCCCGGCCGCCGAGCTGCTGGACGACGCGGAGGCGGCCCGCACGCTGCTCGGCGTGGGGCACGGCCCGCTCCCCGCACACCCTTCCGTGAAGGCGGATTCCTGA
- a CDS encoding branched-chain amino acid ABC transporter permease: MSTLVLLTMTGLGLGALYFLVASGLSLIFGLMDVLNFAHGALLSIGAYGTWWAASGNLPGAGPGGAGFVLAVLFGTAVGTAAAVLLELAVVRPLYTRPREQVLATVGVGLAVPALLSGIWGSDAHTFPGPEALGGTFGLLGAQVPVNRLVLVGAAVVVLVALRLFLGRTRHGLVVRAGVEDRAMVTALGIDVRKAFTLVFAIGGCAAALGGALGGLYFGSVDPHQGTSLLIFAFVVVVTGGMGSVTGAAVASVVIGLVQQFANYYTAAGLGDLAVVVLLAVLLLIRPRGLTGRLA; this comes from the coding sequence ATGTCCACCCTCGTCCTGCTCACCATGACCGGACTCGGTCTGGGGGCCCTCTACTTCCTCGTCGCGTCCGGACTCTCGCTGATCTTCGGTCTGATGGACGTGCTCAACTTCGCGCACGGGGCGCTGCTGTCCATCGGCGCGTACGGCACCTGGTGGGCCGCGTCCGGGAATCTGCCCGGCGCGGGTCCCGGCGGGGCCGGTTTCGTGCTGGCGGTCCTGTTCGGTACGGCGGTGGGCACCGCCGCCGCCGTGCTCCTGGAACTCGCCGTCGTCCGCCCGCTCTACACCCGGCCGCGCGAGCAGGTGCTCGCCACGGTCGGGGTGGGGCTGGCCGTCCCCGCGCTGCTCTCCGGCATCTGGGGCTCGGACGCCCACACCTTCCCCGGGCCCGAGGCGCTGGGCGGGACCTTCGGGCTGCTGGGCGCGCAGGTCCCCGTCAACCGGCTGGTGCTGGTGGGGGCGGCGGTCGTGGTGCTGGTGGCGCTGCGGCTGTTCCTCGGCCGGACCCGGCACGGCCTGGTCGTCCGGGCGGGGGTCGAGGACCGGGCGATGGTCACCGCGCTCGGCATCGACGTCCGCAAGGCGTTCACGCTGGTCTTCGCGATCGGCGGCTGCGCGGCGGCGCTCGGCGGGGCGCTCGGCGGGCTGTACTTCGGCTCGGTCGACCCCCACCAGGGCACCTCGCTGCTGATCTTCGCGTTCGTCGTCGTGGTCACCGGCGGCATGGGGTCGGTGACCGGCGCCGCCGTGGCGTCCGTGGTCATCGGCCTGGTCCAGCAGTTCGCCAACTACTACACCGCAGCGGGGCTCGGCGATCTGGCGGTCGTCGTCCTGCTCGCCGTGCTGCTGCTGATCCGGCCGCGCGGACTGACGGGGAGGCTCGCGTGA
- a CDS encoding branched-chain amino acid ABC transporter permease has product MSTATDTPDRTDKRPAKAPARAGRTRPLRWWPAVVLLVLVVAPFSAVPVPGVLDGPLGSAGSLQLLATCLLFGALATGYDLLLGRTGLLSFGHALYFAAGSYATNLFLLEAGLPFALATVLGLLFGIALALALGSVSLRVTGIGFSMVTLAFAQAGSILVSRNPGGITGGEEGRAAPSDLLPSSLVGIDNTANLYWIALAYLVLTLGVVHWAVRSPTGRVWEGIKENERRVEVLGLKPYGFKLTAFVVAGGLAALGGIVHLLLTGGSTPQTTTSDFTLSLLVMVVLGGSGTRWGPMVGGILYTWADHRLGDLAGSGAVADLPAVLRVPLSQPLFLLGVLFVAVVHLLPGGLARLPSRLRAASNRKETGEQ; this is encoded by the coding sequence GTGAGCACCGCCACCGACACACCCGACCGCACCGACAAGCGCCCGGCGAAGGCCCCGGCCCGGGCCGGGCGGACCCGGCCGCTGCGCTGGTGGCCGGCCGTCGTCCTGCTGGTGCTGGTGGTCGCGCCGTTCAGCGCCGTACCGGTTCCGGGCGTGCTCGACGGGCCCCTCGGCTCGGCGGGCAGTCTGCAACTCCTGGCGACGTGCCTGCTCTTCGGCGCCCTGGCCACCGGCTACGACCTGCTGCTCGGGCGGACCGGGCTGCTCTCGTTCGGCCACGCCCTGTACTTCGCGGCGGGCAGCTACGCCACCAACCTGTTCCTGCTGGAGGCGGGGCTGCCGTTCGCCCTCGCCACCGTTCTCGGGCTGCTCTTCGGGATCGCGCTCGCGCTGGCCCTGGGGTCGGTGAGCCTGCGCGTCACCGGCATCGGCTTCTCCATGGTGACCCTGGCGTTCGCCCAGGCGGGCTCGATCCTGGTGTCCCGCAACCCCGGCGGGATCACCGGCGGCGAGGAGGGCCGGGCGGCCCCCTCCGACCTGCTGCCGTCCTCGCTCGTCGGCATCGACAACACCGCCAACCTGTACTGGATCGCGCTGGCCTACCTCGTCCTCACCCTGGGCGTCGTCCACTGGGCGGTCCGCTCCCCCACCGGCCGGGTCTGGGAGGGCATCAAGGAGAACGAGCGCCGGGTGGAGGTGCTGGGCCTGAAGCCGTACGGGTTCAAGCTGACGGCGTTCGTGGTCGCGGGCGGGCTCGCGGCGCTCGGCGGGATCGTGCACCTGCTGCTGACGGGCGGTTCCACCCCGCAGACGACCACCTCCGACTTCACGCTGTCGCTGCTGGTGATGGTGGTGCTCGGCGGCTCGGGGACCCGCTGGGGCCCGATGGTCGGCGGCATCCTCTACACCTGGGCCGACCACCGGCTCGGCGACCTGGCCGGTTCGGGCGCGGTCGCCGATCTGCCGGCGGTGCTGCGCGTACCGCTCTCGCAGCCGCTGTTCCTGCTGGGCGTGCTGTTCGTGGCCGTGGTACATCTGCTGCCCGGCGGCCTGGCCCGGCTGCCGTCCCGGTTGCGGGCCGCATCGAACCGGAAGGAGACCGGAGAGCAGTGA
- a CDS encoding alpha/beta hydrolase — MTAHPEYEEIEVPVRGGALTALRWPAADPDAPVVVALHGITANALSWAAVARQLAGRVTLIAPDLRGRAGSAHLPGPYGIGAHTDDIAALAEALGPDRVVLAGHSMGAFVAALAAVRHPDRFGPLLLVDGGIGFPAPTHLTPDELMTAVIGPAMDRLSMTFPDRAAYRAFWQAHPAFADAWSDEVDAYIQRDLTGEEPELRSTCRIEAIRTDGVGLFDEEVLSAVRKLPADAVLLWAARGLMDEEQGLYDEGRLTAAGLGGTRVEPVAVKDVNHYTVLTGDRGAREIADRLVAFARA, encoded by the coding sequence GTGACTGCGCACCCGGAGTACGAAGAGATCGAGGTCCCCGTGCGCGGGGGCGCGTTGACCGCGCTGCGCTGGCCGGCCGCCGACCCGGACGCCCCGGTGGTGGTGGCGCTGCACGGCATCACCGCCAACGCGCTGTCCTGGGCGGCGGTGGCCCGGCAGCTGGCCGGCCGCGTCACGCTGATCGCCCCGGACCTGCGGGGCCGGGCCGGCAGCGCGCACCTGCCGGGGCCGTACGGCATCGGCGCGCACACCGACGACATCGCCGCCCTCGCCGAGGCCCTGGGCCCGGACCGGGTGGTGCTGGCGGGCCACTCGATGGGCGCGTTCGTGGCGGCGCTGGCCGCGGTGCGCCACCCGGACCGCTTCGGGCCGCTGCTGCTCGTGGACGGCGGCATCGGCTTCCCCGCCCCCACCCATCTGACCCCGGACGAGCTGATGACGGCGGTGATCGGCCCGGCGATGGACCGGCTGTCGATGACCTTCCCGGACCGGGCCGCCTACCGCGCGTTCTGGCAGGCCCACCCGGCGTTCGCGGACGCCTGGTCGGACGAGGTGGACGCGTACATCCAGCGCGATCTGACGGGCGAGGAGCCGGAGTTGCGCTCGACCTGCCGGATCGAGGCGATCCGCACGGACGGGGTCGGCCTGTTCGACGAGGAGGTCCTCTCTGCGGTGCGGAAGCTGCCCGCCGACGCGGTGCTGCTGTGGGCGGCGCGCGGTCTGATGGACGAGGAGCAGGGCCTGTACGACGAGGGCCGGCTGACCGCCGCCGGCCTGGGCGGGACCCGGGTGGAGCCGGTCGCGGTGAAGGACGTGAACCACTACACGGTCCTCACGGGCGACCGGGGCGCGCGGGAGATCGCGGACCGGCTGGTGGCGTTCGCGCGCGCCTGA
- a CDS encoding extracellular catalytic domain type 1 short-chain-length polyhydroxyalkanoate depolymerase has product MRPTILKRLFRRVASTAALGLLAATLSATTAAQPAAAASGLQQVTGFGSNPGNLQMYAYTPAGLPDDAPLVVALHGCAQSADAYYTNSGWPKFADEWGFAVVFPQTTSANNALSCFNWFDPADDTRGKGEAASIVQMVDYAKQTYGTDAGRVYVTGLSAGGGMTADLLAAYPDVFAGGSVASGMPAQCATSQLAASTCQYGPQSQTPAQWGDKVRASYPGYSGPWPRVAIWQGTSDYTVYPANATALRDQWTNVWGISQTPSSTDTLPGSTTRTVYNDASGKPAVQMYSISGMGHGLAVAPGSGDQQCGSTAAYFLNTICSSYYTGVFWGLDDGTAPGDGGDPGDGGDPGDGGDPGDGGDPGTPDPAACYTASNYAHVTAGRAHTSGGYVYANGSDENMGLYNLFVSHTLKETPAGYFVIADSGCTT; this is encoded by the coding sequence GTGCGTCCAACGATCCTGAAACGCCTCTTCCGCCGCGTCGCCTCCACGGCCGCCCTCGGCCTGCTCGCCGCGACACTGAGCGCCACCACCGCGGCCCAGCCCGCGGCTGCCGCCTCCGGCCTCCAGCAGGTGACCGGCTTCGGCTCCAACCCCGGCAACCTCCAGATGTACGCGTACACCCCGGCCGGGCTCCCCGACGATGCCCCCCTCGTCGTCGCGCTGCACGGCTGTGCCCAGAGCGCCGACGCGTACTACACCAACTCCGGCTGGCCGAAGTTCGCCGACGAGTGGGGCTTCGCGGTCGTCTTCCCGCAGACCACCTCCGCGAACAACGCGCTGTCCTGCTTCAACTGGTTCGACCCGGCCGACGACACCCGGGGCAAGGGCGAGGCCGCGTCCATCGTGCAGATGGTCGACTACGCGAAGCAGACCTACGGCACCGACGCGGGCCGGGTGTACGTCACCGGACTCTCGGCGGGCGGCGGGATGACCGCCGACCTGCTCGCCGCCTACCCGGACGTCTTCGCCGGCGGCTCGGTGGCCTCGGGGATGCCCGCCCAGTGCGCGACGAGCCAGCTGGCCGCCTCGACCTGCCAGTACGGTCCGCAGAGCCAGACGCCCGCGCAGTGGGGCGACAAGGTCCGCGCCTCCTACCCCGGCTACAGCGGCCCGTGGCCCCGGGTGGCGATCTGGCAGGGCACATCGGACTACACGGTCTACCCGGCCAACGCCACGGCCCTGCGCGACCAGTGGACCAACGTCTGGGGCATCAGCCAGACCCCGTCGTCCACCGACACCCTGCCCGGCAGCACCACCCGTACCGTCTACAACGACGCCTCCGGCAAGCCGGCCGTGCAGATGTACTCGATCTCCGGCATGGGCCACGGCCTGGCCGTCGCCCCCGGCTCCGGCGACCAGCAGTGCGGCTCGACGGCCGCCTACTTCCTGAACACCATCTGCTCCTCGTACTACACGGGCGTCTTCTGGGGCCTGGACGACGGCACCGCCCCCGGCGACGGCGGTGACCCGGGCGACGGCGGTGACCCCGGTGACGGCGGTGACCCGGGCGACGGCGGCGACCCCGGTACGCCCGACCCCGCCGCGTGCTACACCGCCTCCAACTACGCCCACGTCACGGCCGGCCGGGCGCACACCTCCGGCGGGTACGTCTACGCCAACGGCTCCGACGAGAACATGGGCCTGTACAACCTCTTCGTCAGCCACACCCTGAAGGAGACCCCGGCGGGCTACTTCGTCATCGCCGACAGCGGCTGCACCACCTGA
- a CDS encoding 3-hydroxybutyrate dehydrogenase translates to METSRRPDHEPAAPAPGGPTQAPAVPVLAGRTALVTGAASGIGRACAQALAAAGAHVHVVDRAGEAAGLLADEIGGTPWVVDLSEPAVVDTLPADVDVVVNNAGLQHVAPVHAFPPDRFALIQRVMVETPFRILRRTLPGMYERGWGRVVNISSVHGLRASPYKSAYVTAKHALEGLSKVVALEAAEHGVTSNCVCPGYVRTPLVENQIADQARTHGISEEEVVERVMLERSAIKRLIEPADVADAVLWLCGPRTGHITGSSLSMDGGWTAN, encoded by the coding sequence ATGGAGACTTCCCGCAGACCGGATCACGAGCCCGCCGCCCCCGCGCCCGGCGGACCGACGCAGGCGCCCGCAGTACCCGTCCTGGCCGGGCGCACCGCGCTGGTGACCGGGGCGGCGAGCGGGATCGGACGGGCCTGCGCCCAGGCGCTCGCCGCGGCGGGCGCCCATGTGCACGTGGTGGACCGGGCCGGTGAGGCGGCCGGGCTCCTGGCCGATGAGATCGGCGGGACGCCCTGGGTGGTGGACCTGTCCGAGCCGGCGGTCGTGGACACCCTGCCGGCCGATGTGGACGTGGTGGTCAACAACGCGGGGCTCCAGCACGTGGCCCCGGTGCACGCGTTCCCGCCGGACCGGTTCGCCCTGATCCAGCGCGTGATGGTGGAGACCCCGTTCCGCATCTTGCGCCGGACCCTGCCGGGGATGTACGAACGCGGCTGGGGGCGCGTGGTCAACATCTCGTCGGTGCACGGGCTGCGCGCGAGCCCGTACAAATCGGCCTATGTGACGGCCAAGCACGCGTTGGAGGGGCTGAGCAAGGTGGTCGCGCTGGAGGCGGCGGAGCACGGGGTGACGAGCAACTGCGTCTGCCCCGGTTACGTCCGCACCCCGCTGGTCGAGAACCAGATCGCCGACCAGGCCCGGACGCACGGCATTTCGGAGGAGGAGGTGGTGGAGCGGGTGATGCTGGAGCGCAGCGCGATCAAGCGCCTGATCGAGCCGGCGGACGTCGCCGACGCGGTCCTGTGGCTGTGCGGCCCGCGCACCGGTCACATCACCGGCTCCTCGCTCTCCATGGACGGCGGCTGGACCGCGAACTGA
- a CDS encoding helix-turn-helix domain-containing protein: MPEPLPSAAPHLRRLFDLLADDAPAEALGAVSSRARGDGVPAEELAEVERATATALRIRSVLRQHRRRELQLTALFDTAGDLAASRDLDDVLKAIVRRARMLLGTDTAYLTLPDEEAGDTYMRVTDGSVSVLFQRLRLELGEGLGGLVAQTASPYATPDYRTDERFRHTRNINAGVLDEGLVAILGVPLLLGSSRGGTGKVIGVLFAADRAPRVFSPDEVALLCSLAAHAAIAIDTARALADTTSALADLAEANAELAEANASVRAHSAAMRRAEESHDRLTDLVLRGRDVRDVGAAVAGLLGSPLTIHDPGGRPLAAVRPDGTGFAADSMDAGWLAEAAEESRTGARAVHRDGRVVCAVLAGQELLAGLVLHRGRPLDDSDRRLFERSAVVTGLLLLLRRTVAETENRIRGELIADLLTDSGRDPAGLAERGRRLGIDLDRPHLLLVAETEARERLAPAAMRFLFGGENQGVSAEHAGAVVLLTEYGGTGAGAAARAAAAQLGQLAQAPVTVAAAGPARGPEELAAAYAEAARCLRAMGVLGRAGEGACVEELGFLGVVLGNARDVDGFVSATLGPLLEYDAQRGTHLVRTLSAYFGAGGSLIRAKDELHVHVNTVVQRLDRIQVLLGRDWNEPDRALELQLALRLHLLSGAGR, translated from the coding sequence ATGCCTGAACCGCTCCCCTCCGCCGCACCCCACCTCCGGCGCCTGTTCGACCTGCTGGCCGACGACGCGCCGGCCGAGGCGCTGGGGGCGGTCTCCTCGCGGGCCCGGGGGGACGGGGTGCCCGCCGAGGAGCTGGCGGAGGTGGAGCGGGCGACGGCGACCGCGCTGCGGATCAGGAGCGTGCTGCGCCAGCACCGGCGGCGCGAGCTCCAGCTCACCGCGCTCTTCGACACGGCGGGCGACCTCGCCGCCTCCCGCGACCTGGACGACGTGCTGAAGGCGATCGTGCGGCGGGCCAGGATGCTGCTGGGCACGGACACCGCGTATCTGACCCTCCCGGACGAGGAGGCGGGCGACACCTATATGCGGGTGACGGACGGCTCGGTCTCGGTGCTCTTCCAGCGGCTGCGCCTGGAGCTGGGCGAGGGGCTCGGCGGCCTGGTGGCGCAGACGGCGAGCCCGTACGCGACACCGGACTACCGCACCGACGAGCGCTTCCGCCACACCCGCAACATCAATGCCGGGGTCCTGGACGAGGGCCTGGTCGCGATCCTGGGCGTGCCGCTGCTGCTGGGTTCCAGCCGGGGCGGTACGGGAAAGGTGATCGGCGTCCTGTTCGCGGCGGACCGGGCGCCCCGGGTCTTCAGCCCCGACGAGGTCGCCCTGCTCTGCTCGCTGGCCGCGCACGCCGCGATCGCCATCGACACGGCCCGCGCGCTCGCCGACACCACATCGGCCCTCGCCGACCTCGCGGAGGCCAACGCGGAACTGGCCGAGGCCAACGCCTCCGTGCGGGCGCACTCGGCGGCCATGCGGCGGGCCGAGGAGTCGCACGACCGGCTCACCGACCTGGTGCTGCGCGGCCGGGACGTCAGGGACGTGGGGGCGGCCGTGGCCGGGCTGCTCGGCTCACCGCTGACCATCCACGACCCGGGTGGCCGCCCGCTGGCCGCGGTCCGCCCGGATGGTACGGGCTTCGCCGCCGACAGCATGGACGCCGGATGGCTGGCGGAGGCGGCCGAGGAGTCGCGTACGGGGGCGCGGGCCGTGCACCGCGACGGGCGGGTGGTGTGTGCCGTGCTCGCCGGCCAGGAGCTGCTGGCCGGTCTGGTGCTGCACCGCGGCCGCCCGCTGGACGACTCCGACCGGCGGCTGTTCGAGCGGTCGGCGGTGGTGACGGGGCTGCTGTTGCTGCTGCGGCGCACGGTGGCCGAGACGGAGAACCGCATACGCGGCGAGCTGATCGCCGACCTGCTCACCGACAGCGGCCGCGATCCGGCGGGCCTGGCCGAGCGGGGGCGCAGGCTCGGCATCGACCTGGACCGCCCGCACCTGCTGCTGGTGGCGGAGACCGAGGCCCGCGAACGGCTGGCGCCCGCCGCGATGCGTTTCCTGTTCGGCGGCGAGAACCAGGGCGTGAGCGCCGAGCACGCGGGCGCCGTGGTGCTGCTGACCGAGTACGGCGGTACGGGCGCGGGCGCGGCGGCCCGTGCGGCGGCGGCCCAGCTCGGGCAGCTGGCCCAGGCGCCGGTCACGGTGGCCGCCGCGGGTCCGGCCCGGGGCCCCGAGGAGCTGGCCGCCGCCTACGCGGAGGCGGCGCGCTGTCTGCGGGCGATGGGGGTGCTGGGGCGTGCGGGCGAGGGCGCGTGCGTGGAGGAGCTGGGCTTCCTGGGCGTGGTGCTGGGCAACGCGCGGGACGTCGACGGGTTCGTGTCGGCGACGCTGGGACCGCTGCTGGAGTACGACGCCCAGCGCGGCACGCATCTGGTGCGGACGCTGAGCGCGTACTTCGGCGCGGGCGGCAGCCTGATCCGGGCCAAGGACGAGCTGCATGTGCACGTGAACACGGTGGTGCAGCGCCTGGACCGCATCCAGGTGCTGCTGGGCCGCGACTGGAACGAACCGGACCGGGCGCTGGAACTGCAACTGGCGCTGCGGCTGCATCTGCTGTCGGGGGCCGGCCGTTAG
- a CDS encoding ferredoxin encodes MGDRWSVEVDRGVCIGSGMCVNHAPDGFRLDSARQSHPVDAEADANERVLAAAEGCPVEAITLTLAGTGEVVFPPEE; translated from the coding sequence ATGGGGGACCGCTGGAGCGTCGAGGTCGACCGCGGGGTCTGCATCGGCTCGGGGATGTGCGTGAACCACGCGCCGGACGGCTTCCGGCTGGACTCCGCCCGCCAGTCCCACCCCGTCGACGCGGAGGCCGACGCCAACGAACGCGTGCTCGCCGCCGCCGAGGGCTGCCCGGTCGAGGCGATCACGCTCACCCTGGCCGGCACCGGAGAGGTGGTTTTCCCGCCGGAGGAGTAG
- a CDS encoding aldehyde dehydrogenase codes for MSELVEHGKLFIGGEWADPLGRDVIEVVSPHTEQVIGRVPHAAEADVDRAVAAARQAFDHGPWPRTSLDERIAVVTRIKDAFAARYEEMARVISAQNGTPYTSSVMVQALAAMMVWDAALTVARSFSYEERRDGALGPLLVRREPVGVVAAVVPWNVPQFTAAAKLAPALLAGCTAVLKVSPETPLDAYLLAGIAAEAGLPEGVLSILPADREVSEYLVGHEGVDKVSFTGSVAAGRRVMEVASRNLTRVTLELGGKSAAVILPDADLDAAVAGIVPFAWMINGQACVAQTRILVPRSRYEECAGAFAAAAGALKVGDPLDPATELGPLVARRQQQRSLDYIRIGQDEGAKLLTGGGRPASQERGWYVEPTLLGDVDNSMRVAREEIFGPVICLLPYGDEEEAVRIADDSEYGLSGSVWTADTERGIDIARRVRTGTYSVNTFSLDMLGPFGGYKNSGLGREFGPEGYGEFFEHKMIHLPAGYGSGA; via the coding sequence ATGAGCGAGCTTGTCGAACACGGAAAACTGTTCATCGGCGGGGAGTGGGCCGATCCGCTCGGCCGGGACGTCATCGAGGTCGTCTCGCCGCACACCGAGCAGGTCATCGGCCGCGTCCCGCACGCCGCGGAGGCCGACGTGGACCGGGCCGTCGCCGCCGCCCGGCAGGCATTCGACCACGGCCCCTGGCCCCGGACGAGCCTGGACGAGCGGATCGCCGTCGTCACCCGCATCAAGGACGCCTTCGCCGCCCGGTACGAGGAGATGGCCCGGGTCATCAGCGCGCAGAACGGCACCCCGTACACGTCGAGCGTCATGGTGCAGGCGCTGGCCGCGATGATGGTGTGGGACGCCGCCCTCACCGTCGCCCGCTCCTTCTCCTACGAGGAGCGCAGGGACGGGGCGCTCGGGCCGCTGCTCGTGCGCCGGGAGCCGGTCGGGGTCGTCGCGGCCGTCGTCCCCTGGAACGTGCCCCAGTTCACCGCCGCCGCCAAGCTCGCGCCCGCGCTGCTCGCCGGGTGCACGGCCGTCCTGAAGGTGTCGCCCGAGACGCCGTTGGACGCCTACCTGCTGGCCGGGATCGCCGCCGAGGCCGGGCTGCCCGAAGGAGTGCTGTCGATCCTCCCCGCCGACCGCGAGGTCAGCGAATACCTGGTGGGGCACGAGGGCGTCGACAAGGTGTCCTTCACCGGGTCCGTCGCCGCCGGCCGCCGCGTCATGGAGGTCGCCTCCCGCAACCTCACCCGCGTCACGCTGGAGCTGGGCGGCAAGTCCGCCGCCGTGATCCTGCCCGACGCCGACCTGGACGCGGCAGTCGCCGGCATCGTGCCCTTCGCCTGGATGATCAACGGACAGGCGTGCGTGGCCCAGACCCGCATCCTCGTGCCGCGCTCCCGGTACGAGGAGTGCGCCGGGGCCTTCGCCGCCGCGGCCGGCGCGCTCAAGGTGGGCGACCCGCTCGACCCCGCCACCGAACTCGGCCCGCTCGTCGCCCGCCGCCAGCAGCAGCGCTCCCTGGACTACATCCGCATCGGCCAGGACGAGGGCGCCAAGCTCCTGACCGGCGGCGGCCGCCCGGCCTCGCAGGAACGCGGCTGGTACGTCGAGCCCACGCTCCTCGGCGACGTCGACAACTCCATGCGCGTCGCCCGCGAGGAGATCTTCGGCCCGGTCATCTGCCTGCTGCCGTACGGGGACGAGGAGGAGGCCGTCCGGATCGCCGACGACTCCGAGTACGGGCTCAGCGGCAGCGTCTGGACCGCCGACACCGAGCGCGGCATCGACATCGCCCGCCGGGTCAGGACGGGCACGTACAGCGTCAACACCTTCAGCCTGGACATGCTCGGCCCGTTCGGCGGCTACAAGAACTCCGGCCTGGGACGGGAGTTCGGGCCCGAGGGGTACGGCGAGTTCTTCGAGCACAAGATGATCCATCTGCCCGCCGGATACGGGAGCGGGGCCTGA